In Spirochaeta thermophila DSM 6578, the following proteins share a genomic window:
- the murD gene encoding UDP-N-acetylmuramoyl-L-alanine--D-glutamate ligase, with amino-acid sequence MYSDMRSLLGGKKVLVMGLGAHGGGAAAARFCVEEGAIVTVTDLRTEEELAPSLEALAGYDIRYVLGTHREEDFLEADVVIKNPAVPRTSRFLSLARHVETDISLFLKACRSPILAVTGSKGKSTTASALHHILSAAFPGARLGGNITTSPLTFLRELSEETPVVLELSSWQLGDLGGRISFTPQVAALTNIYPDHQNAYASMEAYVEDKFWITATQDPSQTFLYPAFDPWGRWMAANTPATALPFFEERPTSPPPRAAFLTEQEGLFLDHGKEIPLLPERLLVPGAHNRLNLLLAGAMAYTFGTDPALIRTRLSSFPGIPHRLELVREKGGVAFYNDSAATIPDAVLAAVSAFECPVHLITGGTDKNLDLSPYRGLADKPVTVYLLEGSATRRLLPLLEESGISYLGPYRSLEEALAEAHHRASSGEVVLFSPGAASFEMFRHEFHRGEVFRDLVRRL; translated from the coding sequence ATGTACAGCGACATGCGTAGCCTGCTCGGAGGCAAGAAGGTCCTCGTGATGGGCCTCGGCGCCCACGGAGGGGGGGCGGCCGCCGCCAGGTTCTGTGTGGAGGAGGGGGCGATCGTGACCGTGACCGATCTGCGCACGGAGGAGGAACTCGCCCCCTCCCTCGAGGCCCTCGCGGGATACGACATACGCTACGTCCTCGGCACCCACCGGGAGGAGGACTTCCTCGAGGCCGATGTGGTGATCAAGAACCCTGCGGTCCCCCGAACCTCCCGATTCCTCTCCCTCGCCCGCCACGTGGAGACCGACATCTCCCTCTTCCTGAAGGCCTGCCGCTCCCCCATCCTGGCGGTCACCGGGAGCAAGGGCAAGTCCACCACGGCCTCGGCCCTCCACCACATCCTCTCGGCCGCCTTCCCGGGTGCGAGGCTCGGGGGCAACATCACCACGAGCCCCCTCACCTTCCTCCGCGAACTCTCCGAGGAGACCCCCGTGGTCCTCGAACTCTCCTCCTGGCAACTCGGCGACCTGGGCGGAAGGATCTCCTTCACCCCACAGGTGGCGGCCCTCACCAACATCTACCCCGACCACCAGAACGCCTACGCATCCATGGAAGCCTACGTGGAGGACAAGTTCTGGATCACCGCAACCCAGGATCCCTCGCAGACCTTCCTCTACCCCGCCTTCGATCCCTGGGGCAGGTGGATGGCCGCCAACACCCCGGCGACGGCTCTCCCCTTCTTCGAGGAGCGGCCGACCTCCCCACCCCCTCGCGCCGCCTTCCTCACCGAGCAGGAGGGCCTCTTCCTCGACCACGGGAAGGAGATCCCCCTCCTCCCCGAACGCCTCCTGGTGCCGGGCGCTCACAACCGGCTCAACCTCCTCCTCGCCGGGGCCATGGCGTACACCTTCGGCACAGACCCTGCGCTCATCCGTACCCGGCTCTCCTCCTTCCCCGGTATTCCCCACAGGCTCGAGCTCGTACGGGAGAAAGGAGGAGTCGCCTTCTACAACGACTCGGCCGCCACCATACCCGACGCCGTCCTCGCTGCGGTCTCCGCTTTCGAGTGTCCCGTCCACCTCATCACCGGCGGCACCGACAAGAACCTCGATCTCTCCCCCTACCGAGGACTCGCAGACAAGCCGGTCACGGTCTACCTCCTGGAAGGGAGCGCCACCAGACGCCTCCTCCCCCTCCTCGAAGAGTCCGGCATCTCCTATCTGGGCCCCTATCGGAGCCTTGAAGAGGCCCTCGCCGAGGCTCACCACAGGGCTTCATCCGGCGAAGTGGTGCTCTTCTCCCCCGGAGCCGCCTCCTTCGAGATGTTCAGACACGAGTTCCACCGAGGAGAGGTCTTCCGAGACCTCGTCCGGCGGCTATAG
- a CDS encoding lipid II:glycine glycyltransferase FemX, which produces MRRVRLEELEGASLLQSGFWGALKQAFGWRAWGFEGEGGQVLVLTRRLPGGMDLAYLPHPWEAVETRLRTGGWMVARLREIASLMERKPLFFRVDLPWEEGPPRGVLRKAPTDIQPPSTVLIDLRFSDEELLSSMHHKTRYNLRLAQKKGVVVREEGEEALPLWYRMYEETARRDRIAIHSFEYYAHLFRLARTWEGPKPRVVLFMAYHGGEPLAGNIVALYRDRAVYLYGASRSQKRNLMPTYLLQWEAMQWARGEGAVDYDLYGIPPRPDPSHPMYGLYRFKTGFGGRIVHRAGCWDLPLSPLYGLYRTAERVRDVYYKRVRKLFRR; this is translated from the coding sequence GTGAGGCGTGTGAGGCTCGAGGAACTCGAGGGGGCCTCCCTCCTCCAGAGTGGTTTCTGGGGCGCGCTCAAGCAGGCCTTTGGATGGCGGGCGTGGGGCTTCGAGGGCGAAGGTGGACAGGTCCTCGTGCTCACGCGACGCCTTCCCGGCGGGATGGATCTCGCCTATCTTCCTCATCCGTGGGAAGCTGTGGAGACGAGGCTCCGTACGGGAGGCTGGATGGTGGCCCGGCTTCGCGAGATCGCCTCACTCATGGAGCGGAAGCCGCTCTTCTTCCGGGTGGACCTCCCGTGGGAGGAGGGGCCTCCACGGGGAGTGCTCAGGAAGGCGCCCACCGATATTCAGCCACCCTCCACGGTGCTCATCGACCTGCGTTTTTCCGATGAGGAACTCCTCTCCTCTATGCACCACAAGACCCGATACAACCTCAGGCTCGCGCAGAAGAAAGGGGTGGTGGTACGGGAGGAGGGAGAGGAGGCACTCCCCCTCTGGTACCGCATGTACGAGGAGACCGCTCGGCGTGATCGCATCGCCATCCACTCCTTCGAGTACTACGCCCACCTCTTCCGTCTCGCCCGAACCTGGGAGGGGCCGAAGCCTCGTGTGGTGCTCTTCATGGCCTACCACGGGGGCGAGCCGCTCGCGGGCAACATCGTGGCCCTCTATCGTGACCGAGCGGTCTATCTTTATGGAGCGAGCCGTTCCCAGAAGCGCAACCTCATGCCCACCTACCTCCTCCAGTGGGAGGCTATGCAGTGGGCCAGAGGGGAGGGGGCGGTGGACTACGACCTCTACGGCATACCTCCCAGGCCCGACCCTTCGCACCCCATGTACGGGCTCTACCGGTTTAAGACCGGGTTCGGGGGACGGATCGTCCACAGGGCCGGGTGCTGGGACCTCCCTCTCTCCCCGCTCTATGGGCTCTATCGAACGGCCGAACGTGTGCGTGATGTCTACTATAAACGTGTGAGGAAGCTGTTCCGAAGGTGA
- a CDS encoding YncE family protein → MRFVKALLLMLVCLSSLSALTLSLKVFPQDALLLEDGRPLTPTGRKDTVAYYWLPAGDHLLELWAPGYLSKFLHLSLSKSVFIEEKLERKDSRLRLVGEFPTGCQPKGISFSPDGRFFYVTLLDGEGVEIFSADPPAYVGRASPPPYFAGQRGFVEGYILHGILWVSQMTTNRVHAFSLDGSYLFTSDRVGVWPKVIAGTHRGDLLFVSNWESNDIAFLDPLSGRVVGRVPVSATPRGLAVTPDDRFLYVCNYDTGVLEKIDIPHQRVVKVIDWEFGAKRHAVMDRQGRFLYLSDMYLGTITKFDLGSEAPVNERYIGPKLNTIALSPDDRYLFVSSRGHNNPETYLKKGPDHGKVFVLDTRTLEVVDWVWGRNQPTGLAVSPDGRYLVFSDFLDHNIEVYDISRLRAE, encoded by the coding sequence ATGAGATTCGTGAAGGCTCTACTCCTCATGCTTGTGTGCCTCTCCTCACTCTCAGCCCTCACCCTCTCACTCAAGGTCTTTCCTCAGGATGCCCTCCTGCTCGAAGACGGGAGACCCCTCACACCCACCGGCAGGAAGGACACTGTGGCCTACTACTGGTTGCCGGCCGGTGACCACCTGCTCGAGTTGTGGGCCCCCGGGTATCTCTCCAAGTTCCTCCACCTCTCTCTCTCGAAGTCGGTCTTCATAGAGGAGAAGCTCGAGCGGAAGGACTCCCGCCTCCGACTCGTGGGGGAGTTCCCCACGGGCTGCCAGCCCAAGGGTATCTCCTTCTCTCCAGATGGACGATTCTTCTATGTGACCCTGCTCGACGGTGAGGGGGTGGAGATCTTTTCCGCCGATCCTCCGGCCTACGTGGGGAGGGCGAGTCCGCCCCCGTACTTTGCCGGACAGAGGGGTTTCGTGGAGGGGTACATCCTGCACGGCATCCTCTGGGTCTCGCAGATGACCACGAACCGGGTGCACGCCTTTTCCCTGGATGGCAGCTATCTCTTCACCTCGGATCGGGTGGGCGTCTGGCCCAAGGTGATCGCAGGCACGCACCGCGGAGATCTCCTCTTCGTCTCCAACTGGGAATCGAACGACATCGCCTTCCTCGATCCGCTCTCGGGGCGGGTGGTGGGACGGGTCCCCGTGTCCGCCACGCCGAGGGGGCTTGCGGTCACGCCTGACGACAGGTTTCTCTACGTGTGCAACTATGACACCGGCGTGCTGGAGAAGATAGACATCCCTCACCAGCGGGTGGTGAAGGTGATCGACTGGGAGTTTGGGGCCAAGCGCCACGCAGTCATGGACAGGCAAGGCAGGTTCCTCTATCTCTCCGACATGTATCTGGGTACCATCACCAAGTTCGACCTTGGATCCGAGGCGCCTGTGAATGAGCGTTACATCGGTCCCAAGCTCAATACCATCGCTCTCTCGCCCGATGACAGGTACCTCTTCGTCTCCTCGAGGGGCCACAACAACCCCGAGACCTACCTCAAGAAGGGACCCGATCACGGGAAGGTCTTCGTCCTCGATACGAGGACGCTCGAGGTGGTGGATTGGGTATGGGGAAGGAACCAGCCCACAGGGCTCGCCGTTTCGCCGGACGGGCGGTACCTGGTGTTCTCCGACTTCCTGGACCACAACATAGAGGTCTACGACATCTCGAGGCTCCGGGCGGAGTGA